The following coding sequences are from one Streptomyces sp. NBC_01485 window:
- a CDS encoding phosphotransferase-like protein, which yields MRQGIMLYGPPATGKDTITAALTELDARYVPFTRLKVGTGKSEGYRMSTAEQLAVLEARGDVIYRNDRYGNIYVVDRPGLDQAMEGGRTPVVHLGQMVGMEQVAALFPARWVRVLLWCSKETTARRSPQRGDTDTAARLAAWDATQADLAAHPQAEWELRVDTEATEPRQAAQRINDIVRATSPRS from the coding sequence GTGAGGCAGGGCATCATGCTGTACGGGCCGCCGGCGACAGGCAAGGACACGATCACGGCCGCACTCACCGAACTCGACGCGCGGTACGTGCCGTTCACCCGGCTGAAGGTCGGGACCGGGAAGTCCGAGGGCTACCGGATGAGTACAGCTGAGCAGCTGGCCGTCTTGGAGGCACGCGGCGACGTCATCTATCGCAACGACCGATACGGCAACATTTACGTCGTCGACCGGCCCGGCCTCGACCAGGCCATGGAGGGTGGCAGGACCCCCGTCGTCCACCTCGGTCAGATGGTGGGGATGGAGCAGGTGGCCGCTCTCTTCCCGGCGCGCTGGGTGCGCGTTCTGCTGTGGTGCTCCAAGGAGACCACCGCCCGACGCTCACCGCAGCGGGGCGACACCGACACGGCGGCTCGGCTGGCCGCGTGGGACGCCACTCAGGCCGATCTTGCGGCTCATCCGCAGGCTGAGTGGGAGCTGCGCGTAGACACGGAGGCGACGGAACCCCGTCAAGCAGCACAGAGGATCAACGACATCGTCCGTGCTACGTCACCTCGCTCCTGA
- a CDS encoding DEAD/DEAH box helicase yields the protein MDVFELHRKLVADYRQFTESFVGIRDPRIREAVERDLAEGGQWPDAWLSINPLFEPGGSVDELVKGQLLHPECSKIFRTGKDAEGSPGVPISFHRHQREAIEVATTGRSFVLTTGTGSGKSLGYIVPIVDHILRARAAGDTQRRTRAVIVYPMNALANSQRKELEKFLQAGYGPEASPVTFARYTGQDSEEERHRILRDRPDIILTNYVMLDLLLTRDKERGNFLNATRDLRFLVLDELHTYRGRQGADVALLVRRVRDACEARSLQCIGTSATMSNEGDHLERRKDVARVASRIFGGPEDVAPEHVIGETLRRATRGPDPSPAQLTEAVLRAPDRLTRSYDDLTEDPLAVWIENTFGLRDQAGHLERQRPITLADAAVGLAALVNQDEDLCRAAIEDMLRAGAKAKDPDTHRPLFAFRLHQFVSKGDTVYVSLEPEATRYATRRYQRVVQGDRGKLLLPLSFCRECGQEYLVVSRTMRAGQVAYEPRHDHESDDDQTADGYLYVSTAAPWPAAPVADGRLPDSWLVREESGIDVIDNRRRFLPVPVTVALDGTEMGYGGAESEPSAAGDHGTEPADGAEGLRAAFVPAPFLFCLNPECKVSYEQVRGRDFAKLASLDSEGRSSAMTVISASIVRSLRSQPPGEEMPREAQKLLTFVDNRQDASLQAGHFNDFVQVTHLRGALVKALSDVGAAGLHYDTLAQRVTDALALPVESYAGRAEVRFSHQRENVTSALRAVVELLLYQDLQGSWRVTMPGLEQTGLLAFDYPALGEIAAAEDLWESGHVALADAAQEQREQLLRLVLDEMRRNLAVDVEVLSRTGFERVRSRSDQWLTGPWALAESHPEPRPAAVFPTPARPGGYRSDVHFTGRSMLGRYLRAPSCFPHLSDRLTVDDAQLVIRRLLEVLCEADLITESVPRSETGTPGYRVKASSLLWLPSDGSAGMRDLLRRRHGGTAPRVNAFFRGLYADLAHSLAGLQAAEHTAQVPTPVREEREARFSSGRLPLLYCSPTMELGVDIKSLNTVAMRNVPPTPANYAQRSGRAGRSGEPALVTTYCAIGNAHDQYYFRRSHLMVQGRVAPPRLDLANEDLVRSHIQAIWLAETGADLHSSLPEVLDLADSMRGYPVREEIWAQMLDPAPARRAEERARNVLASVPDLDTSSWWSPRWLEDVVRNAARGFDRACDRWRNLYRGALAEQEEQNRRVLDQSLSPQSREQAARRRREAENQLKLLRNEDSQRLGHNFSDFYTYRYFASEGFLPGYSFPRLPLAAYIPGSRKNRGAGTEGDYLQRPRFLAINEFGPGALIYHEGARYEVKRVQLPIAEPGEIDTEAARFCRHCGYFHEQKAGTDLCDNCGEALTGLIPNLMRLTTVVTERRERISSDEEERRRAGFELETAYRFNAHGDRPARLDAQILLDGQKLADLAYGDTASLRVINKGRRRRKDKARVGYRIDTATGRWLPDKQAEALESDERESFADADISRPVVPFVEDRRNILLLRLAEPVDEITATTLRFALERGVEAAFQLEDSELTSIALPDPDNRARMLFTESAEGGAGVLRRLQAEPDALATAAAEALRIVHTDPDTGEDVPAAAGLPEPCELGCYDCLLSYGNQSEHRLIDRTKAIGLLRGIARATVRGTGGAASPADRLNMLKEDSESELERNFLDFLAVRELRVPDEAQVPLIELAARPDFVYRLAGADVAVFVDGPHHDRPTQQQRDEEAEDRLMDAGWLVVRFGHTDNWQKIVDRYPNVFGSGGAR from the coding sequence GTGGATGTCTTTGAACTGCACCGGAAGCTTGTCGCTGACTACCGGCAGTTCACCGAGTCATTCGTGGGCATCCGGGACCCCAGGATTCGTGAGGCCGTCGAGCGCGACCTCGCAGAAGGCGGCCAATGGCCGGACGCATGGCTGTCGATCAACCCTCTTTTCGAACCGGGGGGCTCGGTTGACGAGCTCGTCAAGGGCCAGCTGCTGCACCCCGAGTGCTCCAAGATCTTCCGCACCGGCAAAGACGCCGAAGGGTCTCCCGGCGTTCCCATCTCTTTCCACCGACACCAGCGAGAAGCGATCGAGGTAGCCACCACTGGCAGGAGCTTCGTACTCACCACCGGCACCGGATCGGGCAAGAGCCTCGGCTACATCGTGCCAATCGTGGACCACATCCTGCGTGCACGCGCCGCGGGCGATACGCAACGCCGTACGCGCGCGGTGATCGTGTACCCGATGAACGCTCTCGCGAACAGCCAGCGCAAAGAGCTCGAGAAGTTCCTTCAGGCAGGGTACGGGCCAGAGGCGTCGCCGGTGACCTTTGCCCGCTACACCGGCCAGGACTCCGAGGAGGAACGCCACCGGATCCTACGCGATCGCCCCGACATCATCCTCACGAATTACGTGATGCTCGACCTCCTACTCACCCGCGACAAGGAGCGCGGAAACTTTCTGAATGCCACACGCGATCTGCGTTTCCTCGTCCTGGACGAGCTCCACACTTACCGCGGCCGGCAGGGAGCGGATGTCGCTCTGCTGGTGCGGCGTGTGCGGGACGCCTGCGAGGCGCGGAGCCTTCAGTGCATCGGAACCTCAGCGACCATGTCGAACGAGGGAGATCATCTGGAGCGCCGCAAAGACGTGGCTCGCGTGGCCAGCCGGATCTTCGGAGGCCCGGAGGACGTAGCACCGGAACATGTAATCGGCGAAACACTCCGCCGCGCCACCCGAGGGCCGGATCCGTCGCCGGCGCAGTTGACTGAAGCTGTCCTCAGGGCACCGGACCGGCTCACCCGCAGCTACGACGACCTTACTGAGGATCCGCTCGCGGTCTGGATCGAGAACACGTTCGGTCTGCGGGACCAGGCCGGGCATCTGGAGCGACAGCGCCCGATCACGCTAGCCGATGCTGCTGTTGGCCTGGCCGCCCTGGTGAACCAGGACGAGGACTTGTGCAGGGCTGCCATCGAGGACATGCTGCGCGCCGGGGCGAAGGCGAAGGACCCTGACACACATCGTCCCTTGTTCGCCTTCCGCCTGCACCAGTTCGTGTCGAAGGGGGACACCGTCTATGTAAGCCTTGAACCCGAGGCGACGCGCTACGCCACCAGGCGATACCAGCGTGTGGTCCAGGGCGATCGGGGGAAGCTCCTGCTGCCCTTGTCCTTCTGCCGCGAGTGCGGCCAGGAGTACCTCGTTGTGTCCCGGACGATGAGAGCTGGCCAAGTGGCCTACGAGCCGAGGCACGATCACGAGTCGGACGACGATCAGACCGCGGACGGCTATCTGTATGTGAGCACCGCCGCACCGTGGCCGGCGGCTCCTGTCGCGGACGGGCGGCTGCCGGACTCATGGCTCGTGCGCGAGGAATCCGGTATCGATGTGATCGACAATCGTCGGCGCTTTCTTCCGGTGCCTGTGACCGTGGCCCTCGACGGTACGGAAATGGGGTACGGCGGCGCGGAGAGTGAACCCTCAGCCGCAGGCGACCACGGCACTGAACCTGCCGACGGTGCCGAGGGGCTTAGGGCTGCCTTCGTCCCCGCCCCGTTCCTGTTCTGCCTGAACCCCGAGTGCAAGGTCTCGTACGAACAAGTCCGTGGCCGGGACTTCGCCAAGCTCGCCAGCCTCGACTCGGAGGGGCGCAGCTCCGCGATGACGGTGATCAGCGCGAGCATCGTCCGGAGTCTGCGCAGCCAGCCACCCGGCGAGGAGATGCCGCGAGAGGCTCAGAAGCTGCTCACCTTCGTGGACAACCGTCAGGACGCCAGTCTGCAGGCCGGGCATTTCAACGACTTTGTCCAGGTGACGCATCTGCGGGGCGCTCTGGTCAAGGCGTTGAGCGACGTCGGTGCAGCCGGGTTGCACTACGACACTCTGGCACAGCGTGTCACCGATGCCCTGGCCCTGCCAGTGGAGTCCTACGCGGGCAGGGCAGAGGTTCGCTTCAGCCATCAGCGGGAGAATGTCACCTCTGCTCTGCGCGCGGTAGTGGAACTCCTTCTGTACCAGGATCTGCAGGGGTCCTGGCGTGTGACGATGCCGGGCCTGGAGCAGACCGGGCTCCTGGCTTTCGACTATCCGGCTCTCGGTGAGATTGCGGCTGCCGAGGACCTTTGGGAGAGCGGGCACGTGGCTCTCGCCGACGCCGCCCAGGAGCAGCGCGAGCAGCTGCTGCGGCTGGTGCTTGATGAGATGCGCCGCAATCTCGCCGTCGACGTCGAGGTGCTGTCCCGCACCGGTTTCGAGCGGGTGCGTTCGCGCTCCGACCAGTGGCTGACCGGCCCCTGGGCGCTCGCGGAGAGTCATCCGGAGCCCCGCCCTGCGGCTGTGTTCCCAACGCCGGCGCGGCCCGGCGGGTACCGCAGTGACGTCCACTTCACCGGCCGGTCCATGCTCGGCCGCTATCTACGCGCGCCGAGCTGTTTCCCTCATCTGTCGGACCGCCTGACCGTCGACGACGCCCAGCTCGTGATCCGCAGGCTGCTCGAAGTGCTCTGCGAAGCAGACCTGATCACGGAGTCCGTGCCACGGTCAGAGACGGGTACCCCCGGCTACCGGGTGAAGGCATCCTCGCTGCTCTGGCTGCCTTCAGACGGTTCCGCAGGCATGCGCGACCTCCTGCGGCGCCGGCACGGTGGCACCGCACCGCGCGTCAACGCCTTCTTCCGCGGTCTCTACGCGGATCTCGCCCACAGCCTCGCCGGTCTGCAGGCCGCGGAGCACACTGCTCAGGTCCCCACGCCCGTACGGGAGGAACGGGAGGCTCGGTTCAGTTCTGGCCGACTGCCGCTGTTGTACTGCTCCCCGACGATGGAGCTCGGCGTCGACATCAAGAGCCTCAACACAGTCGCGATGCGCAATGTGCCACCTACCCCGGCGAATTACGCGCAGCGATCCGGGCGCGCGGGACGTTCCGGTGAGCCCGCTCTGGTCACCACCTACTGCGCCATCGGGAACGCACACGATCAGTACTACTTCCGTCGGTCGCACCTCATGGTGCAAGGGCGGGTGGCACCGCCGCGCCTCGACCTCGCGAACGAGGATCTGGTCCGCAGCCACATCCAGGCAATCTGGCTCGCCGAGACCGGAGCCGACCTGCACTCGAGCCTGCCTGAGGTGCTGGATCTCGCTGATTCGATGCGCGGCTATCCGGTGCGCGAGGAGATCTGGGCGCAGATGCTCGATCCGGCACCGGCCCGCCGTGCGGAGGAGCGAGCCCGTAACGTGCTCGCGTCCGTACCGGACCTCGACACCTCAAGCTGGTGGAGCCCGCGCTGGCTGGAGGACGTCGTCCGCAACGCCGCCCGAGGCTTCGACCGAGCATGCGACCGCTGGCGCAACCTCTACCGGGGCGCTCTCGCGGAGCAGGAGGAACAGAACCGCCGCGTCCTCGACCAGTCGCTGAGCCCCCAGTCCCGTGAGCAGGCGGCCCGTCGCAGGCGCGAGGCCGAGAACCAGCTCAAGCTGCTGCGGAACGAGGACAGCCAGCGCCTCGGCCACAATTTCAGCGACTTCTATACGTACCGCTACTTCGCGTCTGAGGGGTTCCTGCCCGGATACTCCTTCCCGCGACTCCCGCTGGCCGCGTACATCCCAGGCTCCCGCAAAAATCGGGGTGCGGGTACTGAGGGCGACTACCTGCAACGCCCCCGCTTCCTAGCCATCAACGAGTTCGGCCCCGGTGCCCTCATCTACCACGAAGGAGCCCGATACGAGGTCAAGCGGGTGCAGTTGCCCATCGCCGAACCGGGCGAGATCGACACCGAAGCGGCCCGGTTCTGCCGCCACTGCGGCTACTTCCACGAGCAGAAAGCCGGGACGGATCTCTGCGACAACTGCGGTGAAGCGCTCACCGGGCTCATCCCCAACCTGATGCGGCTGACCACAGTCGTCACCGAGCGTCGCGAACGCATCTCCTCCGACGAGGAAGAACGACGCCGGGCAGGCTTCGAGCTGGAAACCGCCTACCGGTTCAACGCGCACGGCGACCGACCGGCCAGGCTGGACGCCCAGATTCTCCTCGATGGCCAGAAGCTTGCCGATCTGGCCTACGGAGACACCGCCAGCCTGCGCGTCATCAACAAGGGACGACGACGACGCAAGGACAAGGCACGGGTCGGTTACCGCATCGACACTGCGACCGGCCGATGGCTGCCCGACAAGCAGGCCGAAGCCCTCGAATCGGACGAACGGGAGTCGTTTGCGGATGCCGACATTTCGCGCCCCGTGGTCCCCTTTGTGGAGGACCGACGGAACATCCTCCTTCTGCGTCTCGCCGAGCCGGTTGACGAGATCACCGCCACCACGTTGCGTTTCGCCCTTGAGCGCGGTGTCGAGGCGGCATTCCAGCTGGAGGACTCCGAGCTGACCTCCATCGCACTGCCGGACCCGGACAACCGGGCCCGGATGCTGTTCACGGAGAGCGCCGAGGGCGGGGCCGGGGTGCTGCGCCGCCTGCAGGCCGAACCGGACGCCCTGGCAACTGCGGCCGCCGAAGCCCTGCGTATTGTGCACACCGACCCCGACACCGGTGAGGACGTGCCGGCGGCGGCCGGCCTGCCCGAGCCCTGCGAACTCGGTTGCTACGACTGCCTTCTGTCGTACGGGAACCAGAGCGAGCACCGGCTGATCGACCGTACGAAGGCGATTGGGCTGTTGAGGGGCATCGCACGGGCAACGGTGCGAGGCACGGGTGGGGCAGCCAGTCCTGCCGACCGGCTCAACATGCTCAAGGAGGACAGCGAGAGTGAACTGGAGCGAAACTTCCTCGATTTCCTCGCTGTCCGGGAGCTGCGTGTGCCGGACGAGGCGCAGGTCCCGCTGATAGAGCTCGCGGCCCGCCCGGACTTCGTCTACCGCCTCGCCGGTGCTGACGTCGCCGTCTTCGTCGATGGTCCGCACCATGACCGGCCCACCCAGCAGCAGCGCGACGAGGAGGCCGAGGACCGGCTGATGGACGCGGGCTGGCTGGTGGTCCGCTTCGGGCACACTGACAACTGGCAGAAGATCGTCGACCGTTATCCGAACGTGTTCGGATCCGGAGGAGCCCGGTGA
- a CDS encoding NAD(P)-dependent oxidoreductase translates to MTDTVGLLHPGSMGSAFGAQLRARGHIVLWCPDGRSDTTRRRAEHAGLEAEALPELVSRSDVLLSLCPPAAAEDTAAQVAELGMAGAGTLYVEANAVSPSRVQRIADCLAPMPAIDATVVGSPPVGGKSPTLYLSGPGEKADRIAELFAGTDVQTHVLGDSIGQASALKLAYSSYQKVSRVLAAVAYGAADTYGVADELLVIAAKRTRSYLVETDYIPKTAARAWRWGPELEDAAALLADAGLPDSLMRAAAATLARWDGNRDEHLDIAEALEALRVEGDLDNPS, encoded by the coding sequence ATGACGGACACCGTCGGGCTGCTGCACCCCGGCAGCATGGGATCCGCCTTCGGCGCCCAGCTGCGCGCCCGCGGCCACATCGTGCTGTGGTGCCCCGACGGACGCAGCGACACAACCCGCCGCCGGGCCGAGCACGCGGGCCTGGAAGCCGAGGCACTGCCGGAGCTCGTCTCCCGCTCTGACGTGCTGCTCTCCCTGTGCCCTCCCGCCGCAGCGGAGGACACCGCCGCCCAGGTAGCCGAGCTTGGCATGGCCGGCGCGGGCACGCTCTATGTTGAAGCGAACGCCGTCTCACCGTCGCGCGTGCAGCGAATCGCCGACTGCCTGGCCCCGATGCCGGCTATCGATGCCACCGTGGTCGGATCGCCTCCGGTGGGCGGCAAGTCCCCGACGCTCTATCTGTCCGGCCCTGGCGAGAAAGCCGACCGGATCGCCGAACTCTTCGCCGGCACCGACGTGCAGACCCATGTTCTGGGCGACAGCATCGGCCAAGCCTCCGCTCTCAAGCTCGCGTACTCCAGCTACCAGAAGGTCTCCCGCGTGTTGGCCGCCGTGGCGTACGGGGCGGCGGACACGTACGGTGTCGCGGACGAGCTGCTGGTGATCGCGGCGAAGCGCACCCGCAGCTACCTCGTGGAGACCGATTACATCCCCAAGACCGCTGCTCGTGCCTGGCGTTGGGGCCCAGAACTTGAGGACGCGGCGGCACTGCTCGCCGACGCAGGGCTGCCGGATTCCCTCATGCGCGCCGCTGCGGCGACGCTCGCCCGGTGGGACGGCAACAGAGACGAGCACCTGGATATCGCCGAGGCACTGGAAGCCCTGCGCGTCGAGGGGGACCTGGACAACCCGAGTTGA
- a CDS encoding helicase-related protein, producing the protein MTKYETGNLVAARGRDWVVEKVTEDFLVARPLGGDAAFTTGLFVEEVEDSSFPRPSTDPDEVGDFSSAGLLRTALQIGFRDSAGPFRSLAQLNFEPRRYQLVPLMMSMSMDVTRLLIADDVGIGKTVESGLIAKELVAQGQVDRFSVLCPPALARQWQDELRDKFGIEAALVLPSTVKKLERDLMGAESLFSRYRFTIVSTDFIKREDRRSQFLRSAPELVIVDEAHTCVPDAADRAGKHRQLRYELLTELSTSPQRHIILVTATPHSGKEESFRCLIGLLDPQFAPDSGSFDPSQSEDRMRLAKFFVQRRRRDIKHYLQEETHFPDTRFLRDVPFRMHDEYADLLEDVLAYARETVRTSSGATRDRIRWWSALALLRSLASSPLAAAATLETRAAVEGLTDVEAERLGRASVLDGTEDDTDEGADAAPAGDATEALIPLTAVEGADGSELSDRDKARILEERKRLRRFAERARQLAGPEHDRKLLQVGKEVKQLITAGYNPIVFCRYIPTAQYVADYLKSILGKITVEHVTGLLPPKEREDRIATLTQNPAARRVLVATDCLSEGVNLQHGFQAVVHYDLPWNPTRLEQREGRVDRFGQRSTYVRAVTLYGEDNGIDGVVLEVLLRKHRAIQKATGVAVPVPEAADSLVQALVQGVLLRGREERQLTLDVEAEEAAEALERQWRDAAERESKAQTRYAQRTIHTDEMQQEIDALRQAIGNRDDVIRFVRASLTKLGATMRLAPSREEVSVSARRRPAGSSAIAQPAFEEPKEEAGDFTADLTGLPPGLLRDLQLDGAARTLELTFRAEGAERIGEVSLTRSDPRVVALAQWVLDTSLDGSIAGGRRLARRCGVIRTTAVDSRTTLLLVRLRHHLTLPGRGTTPTVAEEARVLAYRGSASAPEWLTPPEVAQLLDAEPTANAMEEHVRQYADRAVRDLDRIQPELDRYGEAAASELLAAHRRVRRSASAARRGLQVTFQPSADVLGVYVYVPDTASTNRTTTPGGTA; encoded by the coding sequence GTGACCAAGTACGAGACCGGCAACCTGGTGGCCGCCCGCGGGCGGGACTGGGTTGTGGAGAAGGTCACCGAGGATTTTCTGGTGGCACGCCCTCTGGGCGGTGACGCGGCATTCACCACCGGGCTCTTCGTCGAGGAGGTAGAGGACTCCTCATTTCCCCGGCCCAGCACCGACCCCGACGAGGTGGGTGACTTCAGCAGCGCGGGGCTCCTTCGAACCGCGCTGCAGATCGGGTTTCGGGACAGCGCGGGTCCATTCCGGTCCCTCGCCCAGTTGAACTTCGAGCCTCGGCGCTACCAGCTGGTACCGCTGATGATGTCGATGAGCATGGATGTGACGCGTCTACTCATCGCCGACGATGTCGGCATCGGCAAGACCGTGGAATCAGGACTCATCGCAAAGGAGCTAGTGGCTCAAGGGCAGGTTGACCGGTTCAGTGTGCTGTGCCCCCCAGCGCTGGCCCGGCAGTGGCAGGACGAGCTGCGGGACAAGTTCGGCATCGAAGCCGCGCTGGTTCTGCCCAGCACCGTCAAGAAGCTGGAGCGCGACCTGATGGGCGCCGAAAGCCTCTTCTCCCGATACCGGTTCACAATCGTGTCGACGGACTTCATCAAGCGGGAGGACCGCCGCAGCCAGTTCCTGCGCAGCGCACCGGAACTCGTCATCGTCGACGAAGCCCACACCTGCGTACCAGACGCCGCCGACCGGGCCGGCAAACACCGCCAGTTGCGCTACGAGCTCCTCACCGAGCTTTCCACATCACCACAGCGCCACATCATTCTGGTCACCGCCACTCCGCACAGCGGTAAGGAGGAGTCCTTCCGCTGTCTCATCGGGTTGCTCGACCCTCAGTTCGCCCCGGATTCCGGCTCGTTCGACCCGTCCCAGTCCGAAGACAGGATGCGCCTGGCCAAGTTCTTCGTGCAGCGACGCCGCCGCGACATCAAGCACTACCTGCAGGAGGAGACCCACTTCCCGGACACGCGGTTCCTGCGGGATGTGCCCTTCCGGATGCACGACGAGTACGCGGATCTCCTGGAGGACGTACTGGCGTACGCGCGCGAGACCGTGCGTACGAGCAGCGGTGCGACCCGCGACCGCATCCGCTGGTGGTCCGCCCTCGCCCTGCTGCGCTCCCTCGCTTCCTCGCCGCTGGCCGCCGCCGCCACATTGGAGACCAGGGCCGCCGTCGAGGGTCTGACCGACGTGGAAGCAGAACGGCTCGGCCGAGCCTCTGTCCTGGACGGCACCGAGGACGACACCGACGAAGGCGCCGACGCCGCGCCTGCCGGTGATGCCACTGAGGCACTGATCCCTCTCACGGCAGTGGAAGGAGCCGATGGGAGCGAACTGAGCGACCGGGACAAGGCCCGGATCCTGGAGGAGCGGAAAAGGCTCCGGCGATTCGCCGAACGCGCTCGGCAGCTCGCCGGCCCTGAGCACGACCGGAAGCTCCTTCAGGTGGGCAAGGAAGTCAAGCAGCTGATCACGGCCGGCTACAACCCCATCGTCTTCTGCCGGTACATTCCCACGGCCCAGTACGTTGCGGACTACCTGAAGTCCATCCTCGGCAAGATCACCGTCGAGCACGTCACCGGGCTGTTGCCCCCGAAGGAGCGCGAGGACCGTATCGCGACGCTCACTCAGAACCCTGCCGCTCGCAGGGTCCTGGTCGCTACCGACTGCCTGTCGGAGGGCGTCAACCTGCAGCACGGCTTCCAGGCTGTCGTCCACTACGACCTTCCGTGGAACCCGACGCGTCTCGAGCAGCGCGAAGGACGTGTCGATCGTTTCGGCCAGCGTTCGACGTACGTGCGAGCCGTGACCCTGTACGGCGAGGACAACGGCATCGATGGTGTGGTCCTCGAAGTCCTGCTGCGCAAACACCGCGCCATCCAGAAGGCGACCGGCGTCGCGGTACCGGTCCCGGAGGCAGCCGACAGCCTGGTACAGGCACTCGTGCAGGGTGTGCTGCTGCGCGGCCGCGAAGAGCGACAGCTGACCCTCGACGTGGAGGCCGAAGAGGCGGCCGAGGCACTTGAGCGGCAGTGGCGCGACGCAGCCGAGCGTGAGTCCAAGGCACAGACCCGCTACGCGCAACGCACCATCCACACCGACGAGATGCAACAGGAGATCGACGCCCTCCGGCAGGCCATCGGAAACCGGGACGACGTCATCCGGTTCGTCCGAGCCAGCCTCACCAAGCTGGGCGCCACCATGCGTCTCGCTCCCTCCCGCGAAGAGGTCTCGGTCAGCGCCCGCCGAAGGCCCGCCGGTTCCTCCGCGATCGCCCAGCCAGCCTTCGAGGAACCGAAAGAAGAAGCAGGGGACTTCACCGCCGACCTCACCGGGCTGCCCCCTGGACTGCTGCGTGACCTACAGCTGGACGGCGCGGCCCGAACCCTGGAGCTCACCTTCCGCGCAGAAGGTGCTGAACGGATCGGCGAAGTTTCCCTCACCAGGTCGGATCCCCGTGTGGTCGCTCTGGCCCAGTGGGTGCTCGACACCTCCCTCGACGGATCGATCGCCGGCGGGCGGCGCCTGGCCCGGCGCTGCGGCGTCATCAGGACGACCGCAGTGGACTCCCGCACCACGCTTCTGCTGGTACGCCTCCGCCATCACCTGACCCTGCCGGGGCGCGGCACGACACCCACAGTGGCCGAGGAGGCCCGCGTCCTCGCCTACCGGGGCAGTGCTAGCGCACCCGAGTGGCTCACCCCGCCGGAAGTAGCCCAGCTCCTGGACGCCGAACCCACAGCCAACGCCATGGAAGAACACGTACGTCAGTACGCGGACCGGGCCGTACGCGATCTTGACCGAATCCAGCCGGAGCTGGACCGTTATGGAGAGGCAGCAGCATCCGAGCTCCTCGCAGCGCACCGACGCGTCCGCCGCTCCGCCTCCGCCGCCCGGCGCGGACTGCAGGTGACGTTCCAGCCCTCGGCCGATGTCCTCGGCGTGTATGTGTACGTTCCTGACACCGCATCAACCAACCGGACCACCACACCCGGAGGCACCGCGTGA
- a CDS encoding HAD family hydrolase has product MQRLLVLFDLDNTLVDRQRALADWAAEFTTRHGLEDEEQAHVLDMVAERAYPSTFDVIRARYQLATSTAELWRVYVTEIAAMVSCPPEVLDGLDELRVADWRVGVATNGAVDIQRAKLRATGIAERVDGVFVSEEADARKPQTRHFALAAARCGTVLGDGGWMVGDNPVNDIGGGRSAGLNTIWIGNDRSWPPDDPGPDHTVPHARAAIDLLLLHSADHARTMA; this is encoded by the coding sequence GTGCAGCGCCTCCTAGTTCTCTTCGACCTCGACAACACCCTCGTGGACAGGCAGAGAGCACTCGCCGACTGGGCCGCCGAGTTCACCACCCGGCACGGTCTGGAGGACGAGGAGCAGGCGCACGTCCTGGACATGGTGGCTGAGCGGGCCTATCCGTCCACCTTTGATGTGATCCGCGCCCGGTACCAACTAGCCACGTCGACTGCGGAGTTGTGGCGCGTGTACGTTACCGAAATCGCGGCCATGGTGTCGTGCCCGCCCGAGGTCCTCGACGGCTTGGACGAGCTGCGTGTGGCCGACTGGCGAGTGGGGGTGGCGACCAACGGTGCGGTGGACATCCAGCGCGCCAAGCTGCGGGCCACCGGTATCGCCGAGCGCGTGGACGGCGTCTTCGTCTCCGAGGAGGCCGATGCTCGCAAACCGCAGACCCGGCACTTCGCCCTGGCGGCGGCCCGCTGCGGCACCGTGCTGGGCGACGGCGGCTGGATGGTCGGCGACAACCCGGTCAACGACATCGGCGGCGGACGCTCTGCGGGGCTCAACACCATCTGGATCGGCAACGACCGCTCCTGGCCGCCGGACGATCCCGGGCCGGACCACACGGTGCCGCATGCACGCGCCGCCATCGACCTGCTGCTCCTGCACTCCGCCGACCACGCGAGGACCATGGCATGA